One Amphiprion ocellaris isolate individual 3 ecotype Okinawa chromosome 5, ASM2253959v1, whole genome shotgun sequence genomic region harbors:
- the rrp9 gene encoding U3 small nucleolar RNA-interacting protein 2 isoform X1, producing MSSSFFIKGKENPKLGKKGKNTAVTKRKGDGDPAGKGKVRAKKPNKYNEEISSESETESPAVPKKRQSNEEHVYEETPQEKKLRLAKLYLEQLKDEEEKRAEEDSFETDLIAGRLQEEVLEQKGKLQRLIAKDLIPPDASEIRVLRGHKLPITCLVIAPDDKCIFSAAKDCSIIKWDVESGKKLHTIPGGRKGTEDRHVGHTAHILCMAISSDGKYLATGDMNKLIMIWEAATCKHLYKFTGHKGPVSGLSFRKGTHDLYSASHDRSVKVWNVDENAYVETLFGHQDAITGLDSLSRERCVTAGGRDRTVRVWKIAEESQLVFHGHEGSIDCIQLINEEHMITGADDGSVSLWSVNKKKPLSTVKLAHGCHGDAGLEQPHWVASVAALQNSDTVASGASGCSHNSQVNVWKCGQNYRGLEPLFSVPVSGFVNSLKFSSSGQFLVAGVGQEHRLGRWWRLKEAKNGIYVIPLKRKPSNPEEAKVTE from the exons ATGTCTTCGTCATTTTTCATAAAGGGGAAAGAAAACCCCAAATTagggaaaaaagggaaaaacacagCGGTGACGAAACGTAAG GGTGATGGGGATCCAGCTGGAAAGGGTAAAGTACGAGCAAAGAAACCCAATAAATACAACGAAGAGATTTCCAGCGAGTCTGAGACAGAAAG TCCTGCAGTGCCCAAGAAGAGGCAGTCCAATGAGGAGCATGTGTATGAGGAAACTCCACAGGAGAAGAAGCTTAGATTAGCTAAGCTTTACCTTGAACAGCTCAAGGATGAAG AGGAAAAGAGAGCAGAGGAAGATTCCTTTGAGACAGACCTGATCGCAGGAAGACTTCAAGAAGAAGTG CTTGAACAGAAAGGAAAGCTGCAGCGACTTATTGCCAAAGAT CTCATACCACCGGATGCTTCAGAGATCCGGGTGTTAAGAGGACACAAACTTCCAATTACATGTCTGGTCATTGCACCAGATGACAAGTGCATCTTCTCCGCTGCCAAAGACTGCTCCATCATTAAGT GGGATGTTGAGAGTGGTAAGAAACTGCATACAATACCCGGTGGAAGGAAAGGTACAGAGGACCGCCATGTAGGACATACAGCACACATCCTGTGTATGGCCATATCATCAGATGGAAAATACTTG GCCACCGGAGACATGAACAAACTGATCATGATTTGGGAGGCAGCCACGTGTAAACATCTGTATAAATTCACAGGACACAAAGGCCCTGTGTCG GGCCTTTCATTCAGGAAGGGAACTCATGATCTGTACAGTGCCTCACATGACCGCTCGGTCAAAGTGTGGAATGTGGATGAGAATGCATATGTGGAAACTCT CTTTGGCCATCAGGATGCTATCACAGGACTGGACAGCCTGAGCCGTGAGCGCTGTGTGACTGCAGGGGGACGAGATCGCACTGTGAGAGTGTGGAAGATCGCAGAGGAATCTCAGCTGGTGTTTCACGGCCACGA GGGTTCGATCGACTGCATCCAGCTCATAAACGAGGAGCACATGATAACAGGAGCCGATGATGG CTCCGTGTCTCTTTGGAGTGTCAACAAGAAGAAGCCTCTCAGCACAGTAAAGCTGGCTCACGGTTGCCATGGTGACGCCGGGCTGGAGCAGCCTCATTGGGTCGCTTCAGTGGCGGCGCTTCAGAACTCAGATACTGTTGCCTCAGGTGCCTCTGGCT GTTCCCACAACTCTCAGGTGAACGTGTGGAAGTGTGGCCAGAATTATCGTGGGTTGGAGCCTCTGTTCAGTGTCCCAGTG TCCGGTTTTGTCAACAGTCTGAAGTTTTCAAGCTCCGGTCAGTTCTTGGTGGCAGGAGTTGGACAGGAGCACAG GTTGGGTCGGTGGTGGAGACTAAAAGAAGCCAAGAACGGGATCTATGTTATTCCTCTTAAAAGGAAACCTTCTAATCCAGAGGAAGCCAAAGTGACAGAATAG
- the rrp9 gene encoding U3 small nucleolar RNA-interacting protein 2 isoform X2, whose amino-acid sequence MSSSFFIKGKENPKLGKKGKNTAVTKRKGDGDPAGKGKVRAKKPNKYNEEISSESETESPAVPKKRQSNEEHVYEETPQEKKLRLAKLYLEQLKDEEEKRAEEDSFETDLIAGRLQEEVLEQKGKLQRLIAKDLIPPDASEIRVLRGHKLPITCLVIAPDDKCIFSAAKDCSIIKWDVESGKKLHTIPGGRKGTEDRHVGHTAHILCMAISSDGKYLATGDMNKLIMIWEAATCKHLYKFTGHKGPVSGLSFRKGTHDLYSASHDRSVKVWNVDENAYVETLFGHQDAITGLDSLSRERCVTAGGRDRTVRVWKIAEESQLVFHGHEGSIDCIQLINEEHMITGADDGSVSLWSVNKKKPLSTVKLAHGCHGDAGLEQPHWVASVAALQNSDTVASGSHNSQVNVWKCGQNYRGLEPLFSVPVSGFVNSLKFSSSGQFLVAGVGQEHRLGRWWRLKEAKNGIYVIPLKRKPSNPEEAKVTE is encoded by the exons ATGTCTTCGTCATTTTTCATAAAGGGGAAAGAAAACCCCAAATTagggaaaaaagggaaaaacacagCGGTGACGAAACGTAAG GGTGATGGGGATCCAGCTGGAAAGGGTAAAGTACGAGCAAAGAAACCCAATAAATACAACGAAGAGATTTCCAGCGAGTCTGAGACAGAAAG TCCTGCAGTGCCCAAGAAGAGGCAGTCCAATGAGGAGCATGTGTATGAGGAAACTCCACAGGAGAAGAAGCTTAGATTAGCTAAGCTTTACCTTGAACAGCTCAAGGATGAAG AGGAAAAGAGAGCAGAGGAAGATTCCTTTGAGACAGACCTGATCGCAGGAAGACTTCAAGAAGAAGTG CTTGAACAGAAAGGAAAGCTGCAGCGACTTATTGCCAAAGAT CTCATACCACCGGATGCTTCAGAGATCCGGGTGTTAAGAGGACACAAACTTCCAATTACATGTCTGGTCATTGCACCAGATGACAAGTGCATCTTCTCCGCTGCCAAAGACTGCTCCATCATTAAGT GGGATGTTGAGAGTGGTAAGAAACTGCATACAATACCCGGTGGAAGGAAAGGTACAGAGGACCGCCATGTAGGACATACAGCACACATCCTGTGTATGGCCATATCATCAGATGGAAAATACTTG GCCACCGGAGACATGAACAAACTGATCATGATTTGGGAGGCAGCCACGTGTAAACATCTGTATAAATTCACAGGACACAAAGGCCCTGTGTCG GGCCTTTCATTCAGGAAGGGAACTCATGATCTGTACAGTGCCTCACATGACCGCTCGGTCAAAGTGTGGAATGTGGATGAGAATGCATATGTGGAAACTCT CTTTGGCCATCAGGATGCTATCACAGGACTGGACAGCCTGAGCCGTGAGCGCTGTGTGACTGCAGGGGGACGAGATCGCACTGTGAGAGTGTGGAAGATCGCAGAGGAATCTCAGCTGGTGTTTCACGGCCACGA GGGTTCGATCGACTGCATCCAGCTCATAAACGAGGAGCACATGATAACAGGAGCCGATGATGG CTCCGTGTCTCTTTGGAGTGTCAACAAGAAGAAGCCTCTCAGCACAGTAAAGCTGGCTCACGGTTGCCATGGTGACGCCGGGCTGGAGCAGCCTCATTGGGTCGCTTCAGTGGCGGCGCTTCAGAACTCAGATACTGTTGCCTCAG GTTCCCACAACTCTCAGGTGAACGTGTGGAAGTGTGGCCAGAATTATCGTGGGTTGGAGCCTCTGTTCAGTGTCCCAGTG TCCGGTTTTGTCAACAGTCTGAAGTTTTCAAGCTCCGGTCAGTTCTTGGTGGCAGGAGTTGGACAGGAGCACAG GTTGGGTCGGTGGTGGAGACTAAAAGAAGCCAAGAACGGGATCTATGTTATTCCTCTTAAAAGGAAACCTTCTAATCCAGAGGAAGCCAAAGTGACAGAATAG
- the si:ch211-213o11.11 gene encoding probable G-protein coupled receptor: MMEENSTFLSAEYNDSTTVWAPMPSAPSRQLGTLPNPQTRFKDLTGIFFMVTLNVLALLANTAVLVVVIKAPHLRKFAFVCHLCAVDLLCAILLMPLGIVSSSPYFAGVVFTVLECQVYVFLNVILIAASIFTITAISVERYYYIVHPMRYEVKMTLKLTAAVMVMVWVASAVLGLSTVFGWPSYGSLSSISAAHCSLHWSYSDHRRVFSVFFSVTCFCLPAIVIFAVYCNVYKVARVAARQHGPLPSWTNSQLKHRSDSINSQTTIITTRNAPRRIVRDRPFGGGKAALTLVVIVGQFLICWLPYFAFHIHLTVDVTGQIPDDLEETVTWLAYSSFAINPFFYGLLNRQIREELCKLRRCYSARPVELAVSSHEGSGHENFMQFLHRTSCTLETRASFAASSPRSTLDQTGQTSFRIPGQIPEEFT; encoded by the coding sequence ATGATGGAGGAAAACAGTACATTTCTGAGCGCTGAGTATAATGACAGCACCACTGTTTGGGCACCAATGCCCTCTGCTCCGAGCAGACAGCTGGGCACTCTTCCCAACCCACAAACTCGCTTTAAGGACCTGACAGGGATATTTTTCATGGTGACCCTTAATGTTCTGGCACTTCTGGCCAACACTGCTGTTCTGGTGGTTGTTATAAAAGCCCCTCATCTCAGGAAATTTGCCTTCGTTTGCCACCTTTGTGCAGTGGACCTGCTGTGTGCCATCTTGCTCATGCCTCTGGGCATTGTATCCAGCTCTCCGTACTTCGCTGGCGTCGTGTTCACTGTGCTGGAGTGCCAGGTCTATGTCTTCCTCAACGTAATCCTCATAGCTGCCTCGATCTTCACCATCACAGCCATCAGTGTAGAACGCTATTACTACATTGTCCACCCCATGCGCTATGAGGTCAAGATGACTCTGAAGCTGACTGCAGCTGTGATGGTGATGGTGTGGGTGGCATCTGCTGTTTTGGGGTTGTCCACTGTGTTCGGATGGCCGTCTTATGGCAGCCTGAGTTCCATCAGTGCGGCTCATTGCTCACTGCATTGGAGCTACAGTGATCACAGACgtgttttctctgtgttcttCAGTGTCACCTGTTTCTGTTTGCCTGCTATAGTGATTTTTGCTGTCTACTGTAATGTGTACAAGGTGGCCCGTGTGGCTGCCCGGCAGCATGGACCTCTGCCCTCCTGGACAAACAGCCAGCTGAAGCATCGGTCCGACTCAATAAACAGCCAGACTACCATCATCACAACTCGAAACGCACCTCGCAGGATTGTGCGTGACCGGCCTTTTGGTGGTGGTAAAGCTGCTCTCACTCTGGTGGTTATTGTTGGCCAGTTTCTAATCTGCTGGCTGCCTTACTTTGCCTTCCACATCCATTTGACAGTAGATGTAACGGGCCAGATCCCTGATGACCTGGAGGAAACGGTCACCTGGCTGGCATATTCCTCCTTTGCTATTAACCCATTTTTCTACGGGCTTCTGAACCGGCAGATCAGGGAGGAGCTGTGTAAGCTGAGACGTTGCTACTCAGCTCGACCAGTGGAGCTGGCTGTCTCCAGCCATGAGGGCTCAGGCCATGAGAACTTCATGCAGTTTCTCCACAGAACCAGCTGCACTTTAGAGACACGTGCAAGCTTTGCTGCATCCAGTCCTAGAAGCACTCTGGATCAAACTGGCCAGACTAGTTTCAGGATACCAGGGCAGATCCCAGAAGAGTTCACTTAG
- the grm2b gene encoding glutamate receptor, metabotropic 2b: MLSAVLCPKLQANSAHYWPLHMFLLELLIPGVLPSISRLPPAAKREIIMDGDLVIGGLFPVHEKGDGMEDCGKINEQRGIQRLEAMLLALDEINSSDRILPGLQLGAHILDTCSKDTYALEQSLDFVRASLTKVHDPGFICPDGSRPIQNEVPLAISGVIGGSYSDVSIQVANLLRLFQIPQISYASTSAKLSDKTRYDYFARTVPPDFYQAKAMAEILRYFNWTYVSTVASEGDYGETGIDAFQQEARTRQICIATSAKVSRTMNRQGYENVIRSLQQKSNAKVVILFTRSEDARELLVAAARMNVTFTWVASDGWGAQESVVRGSETAADGAFTIELASYPVREFEDYFTKLNPYTNTRNPWFKEFWEHRFGCSLQEHGCSERSLRDGTFEQESKIMFVVNAVYAMAYALHNMRQAVCSNTSKVCDAMKPGNGKRFYKEFILKTKFEAPFKPADTENMVRFDSVGDGISRYNIFHYHKEEGKFVYRKVGYWDQNLTLNTTMIPWRGLIPPTSQCSDPCKKNEVKSMQPGDVCCWICIPCQPYQYLQDEFTCADCSFGQWPLANLTGCYDLPEEYIRWEDAWAIGPVTISCLGILCTLSVIGLFLKNNETPVVKASGRELSYILLLGVLMCYSMTFIYITKPSTAVCTLRRLGLGTSFAVCYSALLTKTNRIARIFSGVKDGAQRPRFISPASQVAICGALISCQLLVAVIWLLVEVPGVRKEVSPERRDVVTLKCNSKDSSMLMSLTYNCILIILCTVYAFKTRKCPENFNEAKFIGFTMYTTCIIWLAFQPIFYVTASDYRVQTTTMCISVSLSGSVVLGCLFAPKIHIILFQPQKNVATLRVTANRFSATVSTSASAPSSSYSKGSASNYVPAVCNGREVVDSTTSSL; this comes from the exons ATGCTGAGTGCAGTGCTCTGCCCCAAGTTGCAGGCCAATTCTGCCCATTATTGGCCTCTTCACATGttcctgctggagctgctgataCCAGGAGTCCTGCCTAGCATCTCCAGATTGCCCCCCGCAGCCAAACGTGAGATCATCATGGATGGAGACTTGGTGATTGGGGGCCTGTTCCCGGTGCACGAAAAAGGTGATGGGATGGAGGACTGTGGTAAGATCAATGAGCAAAGGGGGATCCAGAGACTTGAAGCCATGCTGCTGGCACTTGATGAGATTAACTCCAGCGATCGCATCCTTCCCGGACTCCAGCTGGGGGCCCACATCCTGGACACCTGCTCGAAGGACACCTACGCTCTGGAGCAGTCCCTAGACTTTGTCAGGGCCTCTCTGACCAAGGTGCACGATCCAGGTTTCATCTGCCCAGACGGCTCCAGACCGATCCAAAACGAGGTTCCGCTGGCCATTTCTGGGGTCATTGGAGGATCCTACAGTGATGTGTCAATTCAG GTGGCCAACCTTCTGCGACTCTTCCAGATCCCTCAGATCAGCTATGCCTCCACTAGTGCAAAGCTCAGTGATAAGACCCGTTACGACTACTTTGCCCGTACCGTGCCCCCTGACTTCTATCAAGCCAAGGCCATGGCTGAGATCCTGCGTTACTTCAACTGGACCTATGTGTCGACAGTGGCATCAGAGGGGGATTATGGTGAGACCGGCATTGATGCCTTCCAGCAGGAGGCCCGCACTCGACAAATCTGCATCGCCACCTCAGCCAAAGTGAGCCGCACCATGAACCGCCAGGGCTATGAGAACGTGATCCGCTCCCTGCAGCAGAAGTCCAATGCCAAGGTGGTCATCCTGTTCACCCGTAGTGAGGACGCCCGAGAGCTGCTGGTGGCTGCTGCTCGAATGAACGTCACCTTCACCTGGGTGGCAAGTGACGGATGGGGAGCGCAGGAGAGTGTGGTGCGGGGCAGCGAGACTGCAGCAGATGGAGCGTTCACCATTGAACTGGCCTCCTACCCGGTCAGAGAGTTTGAAGACTACTTCACCAAACTGAATCCGTACACCAACACGAGGAACCCGTGGTTCAAGGAGTTCTGGGAGCACCGGTTTGGCTGCAGTCTCCAAGAGCACGGCTGCAGTGAACGCAGCTTAAGAGATGGAACTTTTGAGCAGGAGTCTAAGATCATGTTTGTGGTGAATGCGGTCTATGCCATGGCCTATGCTTTGCACAACATGAGGCAGGCAGTGTGCTCCAACACATCCAAGGTCTGCGATGCCATGAAACCAGGTAATGGCAAAAGGTTCTACAAGGAGTTCATCCTGAAAACCAAGTTTGAAG CTCCATTCAAACCTGCAGACACGGAGAACATGGTGCGCTTTGACTCTGTTGGGGATGGCATCAGCCGCTACAACATCTTTCATTACCACAAAGAAGAGGGGAAGTTCGTCTACAGGAAGGTTGGCTACTGGGACCAAAACCTGACCCTGAACACCACCATGATACCCTGGCGTGGCCTCATACCACCCACTTCCCAGTGCAGCGACCCCTGCAAGAAGAACGAGGTGAAGAGCATGCAGCCTGGAGACGTATGCTGCTGGATCTGTATTCCCTGTCAGCCCTACCAGTACCTGCAGGATGAGTTCACCTGTGCTGACTGCAGCTTCGGTCAGTGGCCTCTGGCTAACTTGACAGGCTGCTATGATCTGCCTGAAGAGTACATACGGTGGGAAGACGCCTGGGCTATCGGGCCAGTTACCATCTCCTGCCTTGGCATACTGTGCACCCTGTCAGTCATCGGCCTGTTCCTGAAGAACAATGAAACACCTGTGGTTAAAGCCAGTGGGCGGGAGCTCTCCTACATCCTGTTGCTGGGAGTGCTGATGTGCTACAGCATGACCTTCATCTACATCACCAAACCTTCCACTGCTGTTTGCACCCTACGCAGACTTGGCCTGGGCACCTCATTTGCAGTGTGTTACTCTGCCCTGCTCACCAAGACCAACCGCATCGCTCGTATCTTCAGCGGGGTGAAGGACGGAGCTCAGCGGCCGCGCTTCATCAGCCCAGCCTCCCAAGTAGCAATCTGTGGCGCTCTTATCTCCTGCCAGCTGCTGGTGGCTGTTATCTGGCTGCTGGTGGAGGTGCCAGGGGTTCGGAAGGAGGTGAGCCCAGAGAGGAGAGACGTGGTCACCCTAAAGTGTAACAGCAAGGACTCCAGCATGCTCATGTCACTCACCTATAACTGCATCCTCATCATCCTCTGCACCGTCTACGCTTTCAAGACAAGAAAGTGCCCTGAAAACTTCAATGAGGCCAAGTTCATCGGGTTCACCATGTACACCACCTGCATCATCTGGCTCGCCTTCCAGCCCATCTTCTATGTCACTGCCAGCGACTACAGG GTGCAGACCACCACCATGTGTATCTCCGTCAGTCTGAGTGGTTCGGTGGTACTCGGCTGCCTCTTTGCCCCCAAGATCCACATCATCCTGTTCCAGCCCCAGAAAAATGTGGCGACGCTCAGAGTCACAGCCAACCGCTTCAGTGCCACAGTTTCTACTTCTGCCTCTGCTCCCAGCTCCAGCTACTCTAAAg GATCAGCCTCCAACTACGTGCCAGCAGTTTGTAACGGCCGTGAGGTGGTGGACTCCACAACGTCGTCTTTGTGA
- the LOC111574957 gene encoding protein insensitive-like: MPPKRDAGTTSTQPAVKMVKIGNVADAPDFGCDPLEDKYRLAEESGYSPFPNNEPETIEFDEENITSPGIRTDTISLLMKIEQLQAQLKYERRCRILAERELRELKEMNTLMMQMRHTAHELRVTLDHVLQGGEAAVAPENSEENISFLTEPEAEMRAVHNIPEDDHSVLYISENLRVPKSLYERIAEIGDYKKYTSALLMMLFDRETLATHSLQGRRNTFTGEDSHKPQLPPDILKSIIDHVAVKFGVDCSQIKTAIRTKLNNEDKLLKKRLGLVKSENKAIIDQGFCQDASLLPENEAMTNDLPENGAMMNDSQL; encoded by the exons ATGCCACCCAAAAGAGACGCAGGAACAACttcaacacaacctgcagtGAAGATGGTGAAGATCGGCAACGTTGCAGATGCGCCGGATTTTGGCTGCGATCCATTGGAGGACAAGTACAGGTTGGCTGAGGAGAGTGGATACTCACCTTTTCCCAACAACGAG CCTGAAACCATTGaatttgatgaagaaaatattacaagccCAGGCATCAGGACAGACACCATCAGCCTCCTTATGAAAATAGAACAACTGCAGGCACAACTGAAATATGAGCGCAGATGTAGAATTCTGGCAGAAAGAGAGCTGAGAGAACTTAAAG AAATGAACACTCTCATGATGCAGATGAGACACACAGCTCATGAGCTACGAGTCACTCTAGATCATGTTCTACAAGGAGGCGAGGCAGCAGTTGCACCAGAAAACTCTGAAGAAAATATTTCCTTCCTGACTGAGCCTGAGGCAGAGATGAGAGCAGTTCATAACATACCAGAG GATGATCACAGCGTCCTTTATATCTCTGAGAATCTTCGAGTGCCAAAAAGTCTTTATGAACGAATTGCCGAAATCGGAGACTACAAAAAGTACACTTCAGCACTGCTGATGATGCTTTTTGACAGAGAAACCCTGGCCACACACTCTCTGCAGGGCCGGAGGAACACCTTTACAGGAGAGGACAGCCACAAGCCTCAGCTCCCtcctgacattttgaaaagtatAATTG ATCATGTTGCTGTCAAGTTCGGCGTTGACTGCAGCCAGATAAAAACAGCAATCCGCACAAAGTTGAATAACGAGGACAAACTATTGAAGAAGAGACTGGGGTTGgtcaaaagtgaaaacaaagcGATTATCGATCAAGGTTTTTGCCAAGATGCTTCACTTCTGCCCGAAAATGAAGCGATGACAAATGACCTGCCTGAAAATGGAGCCATGATGAATGACTCTCAGTTATAG